A region of Diospyros lotus cultivar Yz01 chromosome 3, ASM1463336v1, whole genome shotgun sequence DNA encodes the following proteins:
- the LOC127796554 gene encoding uncharacterized protein LOC127796554 produces the protein MGSSKRKRKPIDAYSCPSNHVHPPPVCYEGEGLARLLKSILRELQSARQADTALPYRIWIKQQFSIGVNDVTRILQRMPQISVNRSSNSSSPPVTRSCEPSKAIAAAPHVQLQAILVASDCSPRWLTRHVPSMASSRKVPLIFVKHDKGGSLRLGELVKLKTAIAIGVKVKGNTINRLIEEILHGNEINLG, from the exons ATGGGAAGCAGTAAGAGGAAGCGGAAGCCTATCGATGCCTACAGTTGCCCTTCCAATCATGTTCATCCTCCTCCAGT TTGCTATGAAGGTGAAGGTCTCGCTCGTCTCCTCAAATCCATCCTCAG GGAGCTGCAATCCGCAAGACAAGCCGACACAGCTTTGCCTTATAGAATATGGATCAAG CAACAATTTTCAATTGGGGTTAATGATGTCACACGTATCCTCCAACGCATGCCCCAAATTTCTGTCAACAGAAGCAGCAACAGCAGCTCTCCTCCTGTCACCCGCAGTTGTGAACCTAGTAAAGCAATAGCAGCCGCTCCCCATGTTCAGCTTCAG GCCATACTGGTAGCTTCTGATTGTAGCCCACGATGGTTGACAAGGCATGTACCAAGCATGGCCTCCTCAAGAAAGGTGCCTTTGATCTTTGTTAAGCATGATAAAGGAGGTTCTCTAAGATTAGGTGAACTGGTCAAGTTGAAAACCGCAATTGCTATTGGAGTTAAG GTTAAAGGTAATACCATCAATCGGCTTATTGAGGAGAttcttcatggcaatgaaaTCAATCTTGGATAA
- the LOC127796502 gene encoding protein S-acyltransferase 18: protein MMMMMTRRHGWQRPLHPLQIVGMAIYGALVVAFYWFLGLFLGNRIAEIVVTTIFSIVAFSGMFLFMRCAAIDPSDKTRFRKKRRRRSKSNGFLKLNYGFVLGQIVRRFFRRLEREILRAFIRRKYLDSGLTSGQVESTWLPLPFPLVMKDDDAIAPYPYPKEDDVSFCSLCDFEVKKHSKHCRTCNRCVEGFDHHCRWLNNCVGKKNYTTFILLMIFVLLMLIIEGGTAIAIFIRCFVDKRGIERELERKLSTRFPRGVLATISVVLVLIAAYSSVALGQLFLFHVVLIRKGMRTYDYILAMREENQSMEQESFEDLDFSSDESIDFDSPEKPTFVSRLICKEQSKDQNQPRLSIRIDREPKPPTTSKKQGFHAAIDPWKLIKMSREKALLAVEKARERFIKHEPVVGHSSVKPLPLETKSGPLSIPNRSLAIVGSGLTPLISKGARLPVSPGWFSSPRRRFSSSPTMLPGSARAPKTKYKSNFDLKLTEVSRELETYISRQIVCSALKKGSEASPR from the exons atgatgatgatgatgacgagACGCCATGGCTGGCAACGGCCCCTTCACCCATTACAG ATAGTGGGAATGGCAATTTATGGTGCGTTGGTTGTGGCTTTTTATTGGTTCCTAGGGCTTTTCCTTGGAAACAGAATTGCGGAAATCGTTGTCACTACAATATTCTCCATTGTG GCATTTTCGGGGATGTTTCTGTTTATGCGGTGTGCAGCAATTGACCCATCTGACAAAACCCGTTTTagaaagaagaggaggaggagatctAAATCAAATGGGTTTCTAAAGCTTAACTACGGCTTCGTCTTGGGTCAGATTGTTAGAAGGTTTTTCAGAAGATTGGAGCGCGAGATCCTTAGGGCTTTCATAAGAAGGAAATACTTGGATTCTGGGCTGACCAGTGGCCAAGTGGAGTCGACCTGGCTTCCGCTCCCCTTCCCTCTCGTCATGAAAGATGATGATGCAATTGCACCTTATCCATATCCCAAAGAGGACGACGTCTCCTTTTGCTCGCTTTGTGATTTTGAG GTTAAAAAGCACAGCAAGCACTGTAGGACATGCAATAGATGCGTTGAAGGTTTTGATCACCACTGCAGG TGGTTGAACAACTGTGTTGGGAAAAAGAATTACACAACCTTCATTCTTCTAATGATTTTTGTCTTGTTAATG CTTATAATAGAAGGGGGAACTGCTATTGCCATATTTATTAGATGCTTTGTAGACAAAAGGGGAATTGAGAGAGAGCTGGAAAGGAAACTTTCTACAAGGTTCCCAAGAGGAGTCCTTGCAACAATATCT GTCGTGTTAGTTTTAATAGCAGCATACAGTTCAGTAGCTTTGGGGCAACTTTTCCTGTTTCATGTGGTTCTAATCCGGAAG GGGATGAGAACTTATGACTATATATTAGCAATGAGAGAGGAGAATCAGTCTATGGAACAAGAATCATTTGAAGATTTGGATTTCTCTTCAGATGAGAGCATCGACTTTGATTCTCCCGAAAAGCCAACATTTGTTTCTCGGTTGATATGCAAAGAACAAAGTAAAGATCAG AACCAACCAAGATTGTCCATAAGAATTGATCGAGAACCCAAGCCTCCCACCACATCTAAGAAGCAAGGTTTCCATGCAGCCATTGACCCCTGGAAACTCATAAAAATGAGTAGGGAGAAAGCATTATTAGCGGTCGAGAAGGCAAGAGAAAGGTTTATCAAACATGAGCCTGTAGTAGGACACAGTTCAGTGAAGCCACTTCCATTGGAGACAAAAAGTGGGCCATTATCGATCCCAAACAGAAGTTTGGCAATTGTAGGGTCTGGTTTGACACCTCTTATCTCAAAAGGAGCCCGCCTTCCAGTTTCACCTGGTTGGTTCTCTAGCCCAAGACGGCGATTTTCCAGTTCACCGACTATGTTACCTGGTTCTGCAAGGGCGCCAAAGACCAAGTATAAAAGCAATTTTGATTTGAAGTTAACAGAGGTGTCTAGGGAGCTCGAGACGTATATTTCAAGGCAGATTGTATGCTCTGCCTTGAAAAAGGGAAGTGAAGCATCCCCAAGATAA